A genomic window from Flavobacterium johnsoniae includes:
- the bioB gene encoding biotin synthase BioB, whose translation MNEIRHDWSKEEIQAIYDRPLLDLVYSAATVHRKWHKPSEIQVCTLLSVKTGGCPEDCSYCGQAARYHTDIKVQSLLPTETVIEHAQKAKENGSSRFCMAAAWREVRNNKDFDRVIEMVKGVNNLGLEVCCTLGMLTEEQAIRLQEAGLYAYNHNLDTSESYYDEIISTRKFDQRLDTIHNVRKAGITVCSGGIIGLGETAADRVSMLTTLATMPVHPESVPVNALARVKGTPLENNPKVPLWDMVRMIATARIIMPASIVRLSAGRIEMTEEEQAWCFMAGANSIFTGERETLLVTPNPGISEDMQMFQNLGLKPLKKENTQVYI comes from the coding sequence ATGAACGAAATAAGACACGATTGGAGTAAAGAAGAAATTCAGGCTATTTACGATCGGCCTTTACTAGACTTAGTTTATAGTGCTGCCACAGTTCACCGCAAATGGCATAAACCATCAGAAATACAAGTTTGTACACTTCTTTCTGTAAAAACAGGCGGTTGTCCTGAAGATTGTTCTTATTGCGGACAAGCTGCTCGCTATCATACCGATATAAAAGTACAGTCTCTTTTGCCAACAGAAACCGTAATTGAACACGCTCAAAAAGCAAAAGAAAACGGTTCGTCACGTTTTTGTATGGCAGCCGCTTGGCGCGAAGTAAGAAATAATAAAGATTTCGATCGCGTTATTGAAATGGTAAAAGGAGTCAACAATCTTGGCTTAGAAGTCTGCTGCACTTTAGGAATGCTTACTGAAGAACAAGCCATTCGCCTTCAAGAAGCGGGACTTTATGCTTACAATCATAATTTGGATACCTCAGAAAGTTATTACGATGAGATAATTAGTACGCGCAAATTTGATCAGCGTCTTGATACTATACATAATGTTAGAAAAGCAGGAATTACGGTCTGTTCTGGCGGAATTATCGGTCTTGGCGAAACCGCTGCCGATAGAGTTTCAATGCTAACGACTTTAGCTACAATGCCTGTTCATCCTGAATCTGTGCCTGTTAATGCATTAGCCAGAGTAAAAGGAACTCCATTAGAAAACAATCCGAAAGTGCCTCTTTGGGATATGGTGCGAATGATTGCTACAGCACGTATAATTATGCCAGCTTCTATAGTTCGACTAAGTGCTGGACGCATCGAAATGACCGAAGAAGAACAAGCGTGGTGTTTTATGGCTGGTGCCAATTCAATTTTTACTGGAGAACGCGAAACCTTATTGGTAACTCCAAATCCTGGAATATCTGAAGATATGCAGATGTTTCAAAATTTAGGACTAAAACCTTTAAAGAAAGAAAACACACAAGTCTATATTTAG
- a CDS encoding S24 family peptidase, which produces MRKTVDPLHISQEIPLYDLEAVSGLRELFSSDEPQRILDTIKIPNLPKCDGAISVTGDSMYQLLKSEDIILYKETEFENIFFGEMYLLSVKLNDWEEYITVKYV; this is translated from the coding sequence ATGAGAAAAACAGTTGATCCGCTGCATATAAGTCAGGAAATACCATTGTATGATTTGGAAGCAGTTTCGGGGCTAAGGGAGTTATTTAGCAGCGATGAACCACAAAGAATTTTGGATACCATAAAAATTCCAAATCTTCCAAAATGTGATGGGGCAATTTCTGTAACAGGTGATAGTATGTATCAATTATTGAAATCTGAAGATATAATTCTTTATAAAGAAACGGAATTTGAAAACATCTTTTTTGGTGAGATGTATCTTTTAAGTGTTAAGTTGAATGATTGGGAAGAATATATTACTGTGAAATATGTTTAA
- a CDS encoding bifunctional helix-turn-helix transcriptional regulator/GNAT family N-acetyltransferase encodes MKTITSKIRSFNRFYTSHLDILSQHYLDSDYSLTEVRILYEISESENITAQKITEILNLDKGYVSRILKHFLKENIIVKVASQEDKRAINIELSNSGKELLNSLNLKVEKQIENQIEKLNFFEKENLLNSMLTVKDLLSQSKPVRSDISYRHEIKPGDIGYIIYLHGFIYGNESNFSSDFEKYVIKTFYNFLENYSPENDRIWIAEYNNKIVGCIAIQHQAETEAQLRWFLLDPSFRGLGIGKKLLTDAVDFCKDKKFKNVFLLTTSLQDKALQMYKMAGFELTESTEVKEWGKTFNEERYDLKLG; translated from the coding sequence ATGAAAACTATAACTTCAAAAATTAGAAGTTTCAACCGATTTTATACTTCTCACTTAGATATATTAAGTCAGCATTATCTTGATAGTGATTATTCTTTAACCGAAGTTCGGATCCTTTACGAAATTAGCGAAAGCGAAAACATTACAGCGCAAAAAATCACCGAAATTTTGAATCTGGATAAAGGTTACGTTAGCCGAATTTTAAAACATTTTTTAAAGGAAAATATTATTGTAAAAGTTGCCTCGCAAGAAGATAAACGGGCAATTAATATTGAACTTAGTAATTCTGGAAAAGAATTATTGAATTCGTTAAATTTAAAAGTTGAGAAACAAATTGAAAATCAAATTGAAAAACTGAATTTCTTTGAAAAAGAGAATTTGTTAAATTCTATGTTGACCGTAAAAGATCTTTTATCTCAAAGCAAACCTGTTCGAAGCGATATTAGTTATCGTCATGAAATTAAACCTGGAGATATTGGTTACATTATTTATTTACACGGATTTATTTACGGAAACGAATCAAATTTCTCAAGTGATTTTGAAAAATATGTTATTAAAACTTTTTACAATTTCTTAGAAAATTATTCTCCAGAAAATGACAGAATTTGGATAGCAGAATATAACAACAAAATTGTTGGTTGCATCGCTATTCAACACCAAGCTGAAACAGAAGCACAATTGAGATGGTTTCTTTTAGATCCTTCATTTAGAGGGTTAGGAATCGGTAAAAAACTTTTGACAGATGCTGTAGATTTCTGCAAAGACAAAAAATTCAAAAATGTATTTCTCCTAACGACTAGTTTACAAGATAAAGCGCTTCAAATGTATAAAATGGCTGGATTTGAACTTACTGAATCTACAGAAGTTAAAGAATGGGGGAAAACTTTTAATGAAGAGAGATATGATTTGAAATTAGGATAA
- a CDS encoding class I SAM-dependent methyltransferase yields the protein MNDKSQLLSSIFRHLDGLVVAPVAIALKNKLVLEFTLKKEKTKLAELTTTFKANEGYLNVGLRVLASQGFLDYEVDNKAQEITISVNEKTETAFSMFYLYEDVVELLQMSVQFHPRLFEDVPFEKLNLIFEKYKNGYGIESSNDLLKNNIQNQILKHIEGYLIGPTIVRLAMNGMFHKYFMETSFRPEEFHKSPENFKKILDFFVHLDWFLEKNGNYQFTEAGLFFAKRASAYGVTVSYLPTFAKIEELIFGNPDIFKTAEGENEIHVYREMNVWGSGGAHDTYFKVVDEILIKLFNLPIEEQPKGILDMGCGNGAFLHHIFEVIDRQTLRGKMLDEYPLFLVGADYNQTALKVTRANLIKADIWAKVIWGDIGRPDVLARDLKENYNIDLKDLLNVRTFLDHNRIWQDPKHIDEKRISKSTGAFAYKGKRISNNLVEDNLLEHLQKWSPYVYKFGLLLIELHTINPNLTATNLGKTPATAYDATHGFSDQYIIEIDVFNSIAAQAELFPDKSIFKRFPDSDIASVSINLLKGK from the coding sequence ATGAACGACAAATCACAACTTTTAAGTTCCATCTTCAGGCATCTTGACGGATTGGTTGTTGCTCCAGTAGCAATAGCTCTAAAAAATAAATTAGTCTTAGAATTTACTTTAAAAAAAGAAAAAACAAAATTAGCAGAACTTACAACTACTTTTAAAGCAAATGAAGGCTATTTAAATGTCGGATTGAGAGTTCTAGCTTCTCAGGGATTTTTGGATTATGAAGTAGATAATAAGGCACAAGAAATTACAATTTCAGTAAACGAAAAAACAGAAACAGCTTTTTCAATGTTTTATCTGTACGAAGATGTTGTCGAACTGCTTCAAATGTCAGTTCAGTTTCATCCGCGTTTGTTTGAGGATGTGCCTTTTGAAAAACTCAATCTTATTTTTGAAAAATATAAAAATGGATATGGGATTGAAAGTTCAAATGATCTGCTGAAAAACAATATTCAAAATCAGATTTTAAAACATATTGAAGGTTATTTAATCGGACCTACAATTGTACGTCTGGCAATGAATGGAATGTTTCACAAGTATTTTATGGAAACTTCTTTCAGACCTGAAGAATTCCATAAATCCCCAGAAAATTTCAAAAAAATATTAGACTTTTTTGTGCATCTTGACTGGTTTTTGGAAAAAAATGGCAATTATCAGTTTACAGAAGCGGGTTTGTTTTTTGCCAAAAGAGCAAGTGCATATGGTGTTACCGTTTCTTATCTTCCTACTTTTGCTAAAATCGAAGAATTAATTTTTGGAAATCCTGATATTTTTAAAACTGCAGAAGGAGAAAACGAAATTCATGTTTATCGCGAAATGAACGTTTGGGGAAGCGGCGGCGCTCACGACACTTATTTTAAAGTTGTCGATGAAATTCTTATCAAACTTTTTAACTTACCCATTGAAGAACAACCAAAAGGAATTCTAGATATGGGCTGCGGAAATGGCGCCTTTTTACATCACATTTTTGAAGTTATTGACAGACAAACTTTACGAGGAAAAATGCTCGACGAATATCCTTTATTTTTGGTTGGCGCAGATTATAATCAAACCGCTTTAAAAGTAACAAGAGCCAATCTTATAAAAGCAGACATTTGGGCAAAAGTAATTTGGGGAGACATTGGAAGGCCTGATGTTCTTGCACGTGATTTGAAAGAAAATTATAATATTGACCTAAAAGATTTACTAAATGTTAGAACTTTTTTAGATCACAATAGAATTTGGCAAGATCCGAAACATATTGACGAAAAAAGAATCAGTAAATCGACTGGTGCATTTGCTTACAAAGGAAAAAGAATTAGCAATAATCTTGTCGAAGATAATCTTTTGGAGCATTTACAGAAATGGTCGCCATACGTATATAAATTTGGTTTGCTTTTAATTGAATTGCATACCATTAATCCGAATCTTACAGCTACTAATTTAGGAAAAACGCCCGCAACAGCTTACGACGCTACTCATGGATTTTCTGATCAATACATTATTGAAATAGATGTTTTTAATTCTATTGCCGCACAAGCTGAATTATTTCCTGATAAATCTATTTTTAAACGCTTTCCAGATTCAGATATCGCTTCAGTAAGTATTAATTTGCTGAAAGGAAAATAA
- a CDS encoding DUF262 domain-containing protein, whose product MMKNYSFFELINQYIIEIPIIQRDYAQGREQENVTYIREKFVSNLVSSIIKGEPIHLGFIYGKVEGKDELEKMQLHSEAVEKLLSTVKQYANQFNINVDSTISTKAITLKNTLRFIPLDGQQRLTTLFLLYWYINMRKGNGHGNWLTNFKYNNRKSALAFFDELSSNDNILKIRSDIDSKNKINIKDQISKYIWYLSKWDYDATVNGAIVMLEQIHKEFSKSPELNFKEIELKTLSFTFDFFDLHELNQSDELYIKMNERGKQLTDFEHFKAWLQNFTEKKYDSEEQKIFLRDFWVKIDTIWLDFFWKNLDVDYTGLDDLYFNFLKTMALNYHLGSGKEREIPDFLKSLVQDIRNTDSYDREKVQYIPISKFLSNVKREDHNDFLFELFSYEALEFITDAFNALFKLSENMELTVAITEVTTKPFASNSILNAYIKKSSFTLNLWDHAMYYAIIKYFQKVQSCKINHLKNWLRILRNIIYNTYIQNPENLYIALNTIDNLFNEHFLDSVLLSDIINADNFELRFFNQNQLNEEKIKGHLLKNEQWHSCIDKLEKHPYFYGQINFIFNLCQSDGGDNYNYEQFESYSKVLYLLFEKDTEEFLLQRALLSLGDYLIKVNSNWTFCKTDTDSLRSRNENWRRVFIQDDKLKILELLILEIIKRENILLDFNSILIDIINSHQYNIDQWEYYFVESAYPLQQSKLMEIRWNNNDDIRLLPAKTIIGYHLELRTIFLLKFIYKKLLSIEPFEKIEFLWDKGSTGHPGISITGYEFSDKIYRLDIRYSLNKNIYDFCFYNEADIIRNRLANQLIVNNLTDYNYDDNFKHYFKQIHFSNIVQEIQTLCTNLKTIS is encoded by the coding sequence ATGATGAAGAATTATTCTTTTTTTGAACTAATTAATCAGTATATTATAGAAATTCCTATAATACAAAGAGACTATGCCCAAGGTAGAGAGCAAGAAAATGTTACTTACATTCGAGAAAAATTTGTCTCCAATTTAGTTAGCAGTATAATAAAAGGAGAGCCTATACATTTAGGTTTTATTTATGGAAAAGTTGAAGGTAAAGATGAGCTTGAGAAAATGCAATTGCATTCAGAAGCTGTCGAAAAACTTTTAAGTACTGTAAAACAATATGCAAATCAATTTAACATTAATGTAGATTCAACAATTAGCACCAAAGCAATTACTTTAAAAAATACTTTACGTTTTATTCCGTTAGACGGACAGCAAAGATTAACCACTTTATTTCTACTATATTGGTACATCAATATGCGAAAAGGAAATGGTCATGGTAATTGGTTAACCAATTTTAAATACAACAATAGAAAATCAGCATTGGCTTTTTTTGATGAGTTATCTAGTAACGATAATATTCTTAAAATCCGAAGTGATATTGATAGTAAAAATAAAATAAATATAAAAGATCAAATAAGTAAGTATATCTGGTATTTATCTAAATGGGATTACGACGCAACAGTTAACGGTGCGATCGTAATGCTAGAGCAAATACACAAAGAATTTTCTAAATCACCAGAACTAAACTTTAAAGAAATAGAATTAAAAACACTTTCATTTACGTTTGATTTTTTTGATTTGCATGAACTGAATCAGTCAGATGAGTTATATATAAAAATGAATGAAAGAGGAAAACAATTGACCGATTTTGAGCATTTCAAAGCTTGGTTGCAAAATTTTACTGAGAAAAAATATGATTCTGAAGAACAAAAGATTTTTTTAAGAGATTTTTGGGTAAAGATTGATACTATTTGGTTAGATTTTTTTTGGAAAAATTTAGATGTTGACTACACAGGGCTTGATGATTTATATTTCAATTTTTTGAAAACAATGGCATTAAACTATCATTTAGGCAGTGGCAAAGAAAGAGAAATACCTGATTTTTTAAAAAGTCTTGTCCAAGATATACGAAATACTGATTCTTATGATAGAGAAAAAGTGCAATATATTCCTATTAGTAAATTTTTAAGTAACGTAAAACGAGAAGATCACAATGACTTTTTATTTGAATTATTTTCTTACGAAGCTTTAGAATTTATTACTGATGCTTTTAATGCTTTGTTTAAGCTAAGTGAGAATATGGAATTGACAGTTGCAATAACTGAAGTAACAACAAAACCTTTTGCTTCGAATTCTATCCTAAATGCTTACATAAAGAAGAGTTCCTTTACATTGAACTTATGGGATCACGCAATGTATTATGCTATTATAAAATATTTTCAAAAAGTTCAATCATGTAAAATTAATCATTTAAAAAATTGGTTGCGAATTTTAAGAAATATAATTTATAATACTTACATCCAAAATCCCGAAAACCTATATATTGCCTTGAATACCATTGACAATTTGTTTAATGAACATTTTTTAGACTCAGTTTTACTAAGTGATATAATAAATGCTGACAACTTTGAATTAAGGTTTTTCAATCAAAACCAACTTAATGAGGAAAAGATTAAAGGTCATTTACTTAAAAATGAACAATGGCATTCTTGTATTGACAAGCTGGAAAAACACCCATATTTTTACGGACAAATTAATTTTATTTTTAATTTGTGTCAATCTGACGGAGGTGATAACTATAACTATGAGCAATTTGAAAGTTATTCTAAAGTATTGTATTTATTATTTGAAAAAGATACCGAAGAATTTTTATTACAAAGAGCTTTGTTATCTCTAGGAGATTATTTGATAAAAGTTAATTCAAATTGGACGTTCTGTAAAACTGATACAGATTCTTTGCGTAGCAGAAATGAAAACTGGAGAAGAGTTTTTATACAAGATGATAAATTAAAAATATTAGAACTTCTAATCTTAGAAATTATTAAGAGAGAAAATATACTTTTAGATTTCAATTCTATTTTAATAGATATTATAAATTCTCACCAATACAATATTGATCAATGGGAATATTACTTTGTTGAATCTGCCTACCCGTTGCAGCAATCTAAATTGATGGAGATTAGATGGAACAATAATGATGATATACGATTGCTACCTGCAAAAACAATAATCGGTTATCATTTAGAACTTAGAACTATTTTTTTATTAAAATTTATTTATAAGAAATTACTAAGTATTGAGCCATTTGAAAAAATCGAGTTCCTTTGGGACAAAGGTAGCACTGGGCATCCAGGTATCTCAATAACTGGATATGAATTTAGCGATAAAATATATAGACTAGATATTAGGTATTCTCTTAATAAAAACATTTATGACTTTTGTTTTTATAATGAAGCAGACATAATTAGAAATAGATTAGCAAATCAACTGATAGTAAATAATCTAACTGATTATAATTATGATGATAACTTTAAACATTATTTTAAACAAATCCATTTCAGCAACATTGTGCAAGAAATTCAAACATTGTGCACTAATCTGAAAACAATATCATAA
- a CDS encoding DUF262 domain-containing protein, translated as MEEIKNDSINRISNTKESLKFIYQLEGLTFTIDKYQRGYRWGIREIHSLLNDIITFNSSKESFYCLQPLVLKKKEETIYELIDGQQRSTTIYLILKYLLNSDFFNLKYETRGDKDGVNRFLGQLNNYNIPDFIEISEEQLDRQISDYWKKSFINTYVVSDSVDNFYFFKAYCIIKRWFCIAEERKEVIHRNLLYRTKVIWYTEKSTTDNATNTFINFNDGKINLDQAELIKGLYVLELNSISDATRKAYEENQFADEWNAIEHHLKLPSFWSFINSEKDNREIANKITLLLQLEKGKGKKAEDLFYTYREYEKAFNSDKKPEWRNLSSLYSQLEEWFNNRETYHLLGALVHLTNKSVHDIIEKYKEKSNKEELNNYLRQILVEEFFHDEKSFKSKYNPDEIKYGKYSVFQILLIYNIAVAQLTDKYYKFPFDLFKKVKLWNIEHIYAKNSKGFENLDDLNDWYNELQEITQDLELNAEYLKLWAEIDLSDLAKTNTVVKNIESQLLEIFDKDSISNLCLLDNLTNIRVGNKVFRKKREMVLGINNLIDDEAYIPLATKMVFQKAMTPSDKITMNYWNTMDREAYVEDIKNKIKQFLGVPL; from the coding sequence GTGGAGGAAATAAAAAATGATTCAATAAACAGAATTAGTAATACTAAAGAATCTCTAAAATTTATTTATCAACTAGAAGGGCTAACCTTTACGATTGATAAATATCAACGAGGTTACCGCTGGGGAATTAGAGAAATCCATTCATTATTAAATGACATAATTACTTTTAATTCTAGTAAAGAAAGCTTCTATTGCCTACAACCGCTTGTTTTAAAAAAAAAGGAGGAAACTATTTATGAATTAATTGATGGTCAACAACGCTCAACGACAATCTATCTTATTTTAAAATATTTGCTCAATAGTGACTTCTTTAATTTAAAGTACGAGACAAGAGGTGACAAAGATGGTGTAAATAGGTTTCTAGGACAATTAAATAATTACAACATTCCCGATTTTATTGAAATTAGCGAGGAGCAGCTTGATCGTCAAATATCAGATTACTGGAAAAAAAGTTTTATTAATACATATGTAGTAAGTGACAGTGTTGATAATTTCTACTTTTTTAAGGCATACTGTATAATAAAGCGATGGTTTTGTATTGCTGAGGAAAGAAAAGAAGTTATACATAGAAACCTCCTTTACAGGACCAAAGTAATATGGTATACAGAAAAAAGTACGACGGATAATGCTACCAACACATTTATAAATTTTAATGATGGAAAGATTAACCTTGATCAGGCAGAATTAATCAAGGGACTTTATGTACTTGAATTAAATAGCATATCAGATGCTACTCGTAAAGCATACGAAGAAAATCAATTTGCAGATGAATGGAATGCAATTGAACATCATTTAAAACTACCTTCTTTTTGGAGTTTTATAAATAGTGAAAAGGATAACAGGGAAATAGCAAATAAAATTACTCTCTTATTACAACTTGAAAAAGGTAAAGGCAAAAAAGCAGAAGATCTTTTTTACACCTATCGTGAATATGAAAAAGCTTTTAATTCTGATAAAAAGCCTGAATGGAGAAATCTTTCTTCTCTTTATAGCCAATTGGAAGAATGGTTTAACAATAGAGAAACCTATCATTTATTAGGCGCATTAGTTCATCTCACCAACAAATCTGTTCATGATATTATTGAAAAGTATAAAGAGAAATCAAACAAAGAAGAATTAAATAATTATTTAAGACAAATTCTGGTAGAGGAGTTTTTTCACGACGAAAAAAGTTTCAAAAGCAAATACAATCCTGACGAAATAAAGTATGGTAAATATAGCGTATTTCAAATTTTACTAATATATAATATAGCTGTTGCACAACTAACAGACAAATACTATAAATTTCCATTCGATTTATTTAAGAAAGTCAAGCTATGGAATATTGAACATATCTATGCTAAGAATTCAAAAGGCTTTGAAAATCTTGACGATTTAAATGATTGGTATAATGAACTTCAAGAGATAACACAAGATTTAGAATTAAATGCAGAATATCTAAAATTATGGGCGGAAATTGATCTATCAGATTTAGCTAAAACAAATACTGTCGTGAAAAATATCGAGAGTCAATTACTTGAAATATTTGACAAAGACAGTATTTCAAATCTATGCCTTTTGGATAATTTGACAAATATTAGAGTTGGTAACAAGGTCTTTAGAAAAAAACGCGAAATGGTACTTGGAATCAATAACTTAATTGACGATGAAGCCTATATTCCTTTAGCTACAAAAATGGTATTCCAAAAAGCAATGACTCCTTCAGATAAAATTACAATGAACTACTGGAATACTATGGATAGAGAAGCATATGTGGAAGATATAAAAAATAAAATAAAACAATTTTTAGGTGTACCGCTATGA